The following DNA comes from Spirochaetaceae bacterium.
CCTGTACCAATCATAAAGATAGCGACAAAGCTCATACGGGCAATACCGGTAGCACAGTATTTGTTAATGTGTTTAATTTTACCCATAGATAAAGCGCCCATCACACCGCCCACCGGTAAGGCCACTAAGGGGTCTATGATGATATTAAAGGTAGGGCGTAAAGCTAATAAGCCTATAGCTACCACAGGAGCAACCAACGAGGCCCATAGAGGGGGCATAGCTTTTTCTTCTTGTTCACTAACATCATTAGGCAAAAGCTGAGCGCCTTTTTTAGAGAGAAAAGTGGCGATAACAATAGAAAAAACAATCCCAAAGATGGCAGGAATAATACCGGCAGCCATAATACTGGTTAAGGGCACCTCAAAGGTATCGGCAGCCGCTATCGATTGAGGGTTAGGGCTAATAACGTTGCCGCTTTTTCCGCCGCCAATCATAGCCACCAAAATACCGGTTTTACTAATATTAGCTTGTTTGGCCACCATTAAGGCGATGGGCGCTATAGTAATAACGGCAATATCGATAAATACGCCAACGGCAGTTAAGGCAGCGGCAGCTAAAACAAGGCAGATAATCGCCCGGCTTTGGCCAAGCGCCCGCACAATGGTAGTAGCTATTCTGGCGGCAGCGCCACTTTCGATAAGCACACCGGCTAAAACACCAGCCATTAAGATACGCAAGATGGCTGGAATCATACCTTGCGTGCCGCTAATCATTAATGAGACGGTTTGTACTAAGCTTAAGCCGCCCACTAAGCCGCCCACCACACTACCCAGCACTAAAGCATAAGCCGGGTGAACCTTTTTGATAATTAAAAAAATAGCAATGGCTAAAGCAACCAATGCACCCCAAATAGAAACCATATTGTAATCTCCTTAAACTTTGATGTTAAAGTGTAAGCTGGTTTTTGAAAGTTGTCAAATCTTTTTTATAACTATTTAGTGCATTTGTATTATAACAGGCAATATGTAGAAAGGGTGTTTAGAGGTGTCTTAAAATATTAAAAAGCCTATTTACTGCCGCTAAACCAAGCTTAGCAACAACAAATAGACTAATATGTTAAAAACTAGGTACTGAAACTAATTTATTAAAACCACCAGCGAATACCAAGCGTACCGCCAATGTTAAAATAAATATTATCGGTACCAAAACCGTTAGGAGCATGCTCGCCAAAATAAAGCTGTAAGCCAAGTCGAGGGTCGAGCGAGAGAAAAATATCTAAGTGGTTAATCAGCAAAAAGCGTAACCCAAGCGAAGCACGGCCGCCAAACGAAAGGCCGGTATAACCAAAATCGCCGGTCCAACTAGAAAAACCGGCTTCTAGGCCGGGAGCGGCATAAAATTGTAACCAATCGATAAAATCGTGGCTATATAAATGCCATTTATAATGACCGCCAACGCTAAAAAAGTTTTCGCGGATATTAAGCGAGATAGCCGCAGTAGCATCGGGGTTACGCATATTACCAAAACCTAAGCTAAGGCCTGCTCCGCCAAAACCGGCGCCATCACCTCTGTACCAACCGGCACCGGTTTCTATACCAATACCAAAAGCATGGGCATTTACGGCTCCAAAAGTAGCTATGGCTAATACCATAAGTAATTTTTTCATTTTTTTACTCCTTTATTACTTTTTACCTTTATTTAAAGTAACATAATTTTTAGCTTAATACAACTATTTAGGCAATTTTTTTAAGGTTGCCGGCTAATAACCATAAACAGTAACCTTTACACAACTTATTTAACTAATTTTGCTGGAAGCTATAATAAAACTAGGCGTTATGGCATATTCTTTACGCCACACCTCTATTAATTCTTTGGTTTTTTCTTCGTAGTTAATCCGTCTTTTTATCACAAAAGAGCCGGCTTTCCCTTTTATCTCAGTTATTACGGCAAAACCGCCGCCGCCTAAATAAATAATTTTTTCACCTTCGGCCAGTTGTTCACGGGCATTAAGCTCTTTAAGCACACAATCAAAATGAGCAGCCTGACCGCTAGCGCCTAGCCCTATAGCTTGCATAACTTCTTTAATTTCTAGCTTACAGCTAGCACAATAAAGAGGTTCGTGCTCTTTTTTGGGTGCTGCATAATGTTCGCGGCGGGTATTGTCGGCAGCTTTTTTTTTGTATTTAACCTTGCCGCCGCGTTTTTTGCGGCCGGCACTTTGGTTATTGTTTTCGTTTTTTGCTAACATCTTCTTCCATATTAATACCATTCCACTGCAAAAAACCATGTGCTAGGGTGGTGGCAATACCGGCAACTGCGGTATCTAAATAAGTGGCAGAGTTAATCTTCTGCTTTAATTCGGCAATCTTTTCGGGATTGCTTGGTTTAGCGATGCGAGAGCTCATAGCGGAGTTCCGTCTCCTTCAAAGGCGTTTTTAATGTAATGCAGCTCGCCCGTCTTCCTTGACAAAAAAGCTACATCAAAACGCAAAGCAAGCTTTGCGTAAGCAGGGTGCTGCTCCACAAACTCTAAAGCCGTTAACATAATATTACGCATTTTACGCTTATTTATGGCGTACTCCATGTCTTCGTAACTATAAGTTAACCAGCTTTTTACCTCAATAAAAACTAGGCAGTCTTCTTCCCTTGTTATTATATCGACCTCTCCCCGTCTGCTCTTAAAGTTTCGGGCAATAATTTTTAACCCGTTACTTTTTAAGTAGTTACAGACTTTTTCTTCGCCTTCATTACCTTTTTGCTTATTTGTCATAACACTTTATTATTCGGGCAAAGGTTCAAATTTTTTGACTATTTATTAATTAAAGTTTGCTAAAGTTTGGCCGAAAGACAATGCCAACCCGCCTAAAAGCCACCCATATCGGCGGCACATTTGACATTCATCGGCATTTATTTTACATTAAGCAAAGCATTTTAAAAGGAGAATAAGATGAGTATTTATAATTTTAATATTAATAAAGCAGATGGCAGCCCGCTTAACTTAGGGCAATATAAAGGCCACGTGCTCCTGTTAGTAAATACCGCCAGCAAATGTGGCTTTACCCCGCAATTTGCCGGACTAGAAAAGCTTTATCAAGATTATGCTGCTAAAGGCTTTAGCATTATTGGTTTTCCTTGCAGCCAATTTATGAACCAAGAGCTTGCCGGTGCCGGCGAAGCCGAAAGTTTTTGCCGGCTAAATTATGGCGTTACCTTTCCTATTGCTCAAAAAATTGAGGTAAACGGCCCTAATGCCGACCCGCTTTTTACCTACCTTAAAGAACATAGTACTATGAAAGATTACAAAAAGTTAGGCTTAAAAGCTAAATTTTTAACATTGTTTTCTAAAAAGAATGCCGCCGCTAACGATATTAAGTGGAATTTTACCAAATTTTTAATTGATAAAGACGGCCAAATAGTAGAACGTTTTGAGCCTACCGAAACTCCAAAAGTGATAGAGGAAAAACTTAAAACCTTATTATAGTAAAAATTAAAAGGTGAAAATTATTTTTCACCTTTTAATCCAAAAGTTGTATTTGGTTATCTAACATTAGTAAATATATTTATTACAGCGCTACACAAGATGCGGGCTAACCCGCTAAGCTACAAAGGCCTCTAACCTTCTTCGGCGGGTAGGGTGCTGTAGCCGTGCCAAAGCCTTTTTTTCTATTTGCCTTATCCGCTCTTTAGTTAAGTTAAAACGCTCGCCAATATCTTTTAAGCTCATAGCTTCTTTGCCATTTAAGCCAAAACGCAGCTCTAAAATACGGGCTTCTCTTTGGGTAAGGAAAGAAGAAAGCATAGCGTTTATCTCTACTTTAAGCTCGGCTTGCTCCGTTAGCTCTTGCGGCGTGGCATAATAATTGTCGGGGATAAACTCGCCTAAGGTAGAAGAGCTATCGCTGTCGATTCTCGTTGGGGCATCTAGGCTTACCGTGCCGCGCGCCACATTAAGCAGCAGTTGTACGGTATCTTTATTAAGGCCAAGCAGCTGGGCAATTTCTTCGGCTTCCGGCTCTTTCCCGCTATTAGCTAGGCTTTTACGCACTTTTTCAATTTGTACCAGTTCGTTAGCCCTATTTTGCGGCAGCCTGATGCTACGTGCTTTTTCGCCTAAAGCCTTCATTATGGCCTGCCTAATCCACCACACAGCGTAAGAGATAAAATGAAAGCCCTGTTCGGGGTCAAAGCGGTCGATAGCTTGCAGTAAGCCTAAGTTGCCTTCGCTAATTAAATCGGCCAGCGACATACCTTGATTTTGAAACTTTTTAGCCACGTTTACCACAAAACGCAGGTGCGATTTAGCCAATAATGCCCGTGCCTCTTCATCGCCGGCTTTAGCTAGCTTGGCTATGGCAATTTCTTCTTCGTGGCTAAGCAGTTTAATTTCGTTTATCTCTTTTAAATAAAGAGATAAAGCATTTTCGTCTTCATCGTATTTAATCTTTTTACTGTTTTTCATAATACACTCCTTAACTAGCTTTTGCTAGCCCACTATTAATACTGCAAAAAGCGTGCCAACCGGCATTGGTGAACAAATAAGAATTAAGAGTAAATAATTGAGCTAGCATGGGTAATTTTGTCGCACGAAACAAAAATAGCCAAAAATTGCGACATTTTGACCAAAAATTAATTTTTTTAATTTTTTTTTCAACAAATTTTAACAACTTTGTTATTTTACATTGACGAATTAGCACTTTTAGCTTACTATAAACTAAGATATTTTTTGTTCACAAAGTATATTAACAATTAAGCGGCATTTTTTAGCTTACTCTTAATTAAAGTATTTTTGTTTGCATAAGGTAGCTAATTTTTATTTAAGGTTGTGTATTGTATGAGTAACAAAATTTATGTTGGTAATATGAATTACCAAACCCGTGAAGAACATTTGCGTAGCTTGTTCGAAGCTTATGGCGAGGTATTATCTATACATTTTGTCAAAGATCGTGAAACCGGTCGCTTTCGAGGCTTTGCCTTTGTTGAGTTAGATTCACCGGAGGCAGTAGCCGATGCCGAACGCGGTCTTGATGGCAAAGAGGTTGATGGCCGCCAGCTTAGGGTAAAAAAGGCCGATGAACGTCCTCCCCGCCCTAATAATAATCGTGAAAGACATTACGATAATTAATTATAGTTAAAAAGCGGGGTACACCCGCTTTTTTATTAACTTT
Coding sequences within:
- a CDS encoding SLC13 family permease, yielding MVSIWGALVALAIAIFLIIKKVHPAYALVLGSVVGGLVGGLSLVQTVSLMISGTQGMIPAILRILMAGVLAGVLIESGAAARIATTIVRALGQSRAIICLVLAAAALTAVGVFIDIAVITIAPIALMVAKQANISKTGILVAMIGGGKSGNVISPNPQSIAAADTFEVPLTSIMAAGIIPAIFGIVFSIVIATFLSKKGAQLLPNDVSEQEEKAMPPLWASLVAPVVAIGLLALRPTFNIIIDPLVALPVGGVMGALSMGKIKHINKYCATGIARMSFVAIFMIGTGTLAGIIANSELRDVFTNFLAMTGAPAFLLAPLAGIVMSAATASTTSGTIVGSAVFGETLLAAGIAPVSAGAMILSGATVLDHLPHGSFFHATGGSVNMDIKDRLKVIPYESAVGLVLTFVSTMIFGVFGFVIG
- a CDS encoding YraN family protein, yielding MTNKQKGNEGEEKVCNYLKSNGLKIIARNFKSRRGEVDIITREEDCLVFIEVKSWLTYSYEDMEYAINKRKMRNIMLTALEFVEQHPAYAKLALRFDVAFLSRKTGELHYIKNAFEGDGTPL
- a CDS encoding glutathione peroxidase produces the protein MSIYNFNINKADGSPLNLGQYKGHVLLLVNTASKCGFTPQFAGLEKLYQDYAAKGFSIIGFPCSQFMNQELAGAGEAESFCRLNYGVTFPIAQKIEVNGPNADPLFTYLKEHSTMKDYKKLGLKAKFLTLFSKKNAAANDIKWNFTKFLIDKDGQIVERFEPTETPKVIEEKLKTLL
- a CDS encoding RNA polymerase sigma factor RpoD/SigA, whose product is MKNSKKIKYDEDENALSLYLKEINEIKLLSHEEEIAIAKLAKAGDEEARALLAKSHLRFVVNVAKKFQNQGMSLADLISEGNLGLLQAIDRFDPEQGFHFISYAVWWIRQAIMKALGEKARSIRLPQNRANELVQIEKVRKSLANSGKEPEAEEIAQLLGLNKDTVQLLLNVARGTVSLDAPTRIDSDSSSTLGEFIPDNYYATPQELTEQAELKVEINAMLSSFLTQREARILELRFGLNGKEAMSLKDIGERFNLTKERIRQIEKKALARLQHPTRRRRLEAFVA
- a CDS encoding RNA-binding protein; amino-acid sequence: MSNKIYVGNMNYQTREEHLRSLFEAYGEVLSIHFVKDRETGRFRGFAFVELDSPEAVADAERGLDGKEVDGRQLRVKKADERPPRPNNNRERHYDN